From a single Hemibagrus wyckioides isolate EC202008001 unplaced genomic scaffold, SWU_Hwy_1.0 Contig12, whole genome shotgun sequence genomic region:
- the LOC131349781 gene encoding uncharacterized protein LOC131349781, with the protein MENKSGPLKIRRRPGRSEIKLRAKTYVPCVYCKGLFVRKELWRHTWRCPSKMSSESEATGKAKVLVLADMSESTFSQAVSPEVWKILGNMKNDDISSVVRNDFLILQLSQCLYNKYGSDPTKSEYIRQKVREMGRLLLSLRKKYSIFSFEDAVKPNHFYKVIEAVKDVAGYDEKSHLYKTPSLALKLGHSLNKIGDIILCRAITEENDGMTEAAERFKRLCSSEWAEHISHAALATLSKSKFNKPSTIPFTQDVQLLHQYLEKKSADAFEPKA; encoded by the coding sequence ATGGAAAATAAAAGTGGACCACTGAAAATTAGAAGAAGGCCAGGAAGATCAGAGATTAAACTGAGAGCCAAAACATATGTGCCCTGTGTGTACTGTAAAGGCCTGTTTGTTCGCAAGGAGCTGTGGCGCCATACATGGAGATGTCCTTCAAAGATGTCTTCAGAGTCTGAAGCAACTGGTAAAGCCAAAGTCTTAGTTTTGGCTGATATGTCAGAATCAACTTTTTCCCAAGCAGTATCTCCTGAGGTGTGGAAGATCTTGGGAAATATGAAGAATGATGACATTTCATCTGTAGTTCGAAATGATTTTCTCATACTCCAGTTGAGTCAGTGTCTTTACAACAAGTATGGAAGTGATCCAACAAAATCCGAATACATCAGACAGAAGGTCCGGGAAATGGGCAGACTCTTGCTAAgcttaagaaaaaaatactCCATAtttagttttgaagatgctgtGAAACCAAATCATTTTTACAAAGTCATAGAGGCTGTGAAAGATGTTGCTGGTTACGATGAGAAGAGCCACTTGTATAAGACACCAAGTCTTGCACTGAAGTTAGGACATTCTCTCAACAAGATTGGTGACATTATTCTTTGCAGGGCCATCACAGAAGAGAATGATGGTATGACTGAAGCAGCAGAGCGATTCAAAAGACTGTGCTCAAGTGAATGGGCAGAACACATCTCCCATGCTGCTCTTGCTACTTTGAGCAAATCAAAGTTCAACAAACCATCTACTATACCATTCACACAGGATGTGCAGCTTCTCCACCAATACCTAGAGAAGAAATCTGCTGATGCTTTTGAGCCTAAAGCCTAA